The Aphis gossypii isolate Hap1 chromosome 3, ASM2018417v2, whole genome shotgun sequence genome includes a region encoding these proteins:
- the LOC114123447 gene encoding paxillin-like isoform X1 yields MDKNIYGKLQPQQYHGTYQPYRCTRKNGSKPGYALLADLQSTIQQTNKLNGAVNGGYGSINGGVRSRLPSAGSPIAHSPVQPPEYATVRSHKIERSTSNPAVRQELSPTQPRNEFKSSKMTSSLNNNLSELDTLLQDLSNSRYADKKLTNGDSYSIPKKTVNIPTRPSVDSLLDELDSSLSSKSNNGQLISKMMMEETTTTTTRTVCPTASSATRELDDLMASLSDFKVSSPVRASYATESTDSAAPRLDCMLGSLTAEMNRQGVNTTQKGCCTACDKAIVGQVITALGKTWHPEHFTCNHCSQELGTRNFFEREGRPYCEPDYHNLFSPRCAYCNGPILDKCVTALEKTWHTEHFFCAQCGKQFGEEGFHEREGRPYCRDDYFDMFAPKCGGCSKPIMENYVSALSTQWHSSCFVCRDCRMPFVSGQFFDHESQPYCETHYHAKRGSLCAGCHKPIAGRCITAMFKKFHPEHFVCAFCLKQLNKGTFKEQNEKPYCHSCFEKLFG; encoded by the exons ACGCACTGCTCGCGGATCTGCAAAGCACAATACAGCAGACCAACAAATTAAACGGTGCTGTCAACGGAGGATATGGAAGTATTAATGGCGGCGTTCGGTCTCGATTGCCTTCTGCTGGTTCACCGATAGCACATAGTCCAGTTCAACCACCCGAGTATGCTACGGTCCGATCTCACAAGATTGAAAGGTCAACTTCAAACCCTGCGGTCCGACAAGAACTATCG CCAACGCAACCtagaaatgaatttaaatcatCGAAAATGACATcttcattgaataataatctttCGGAACTTGACACATTACTTCAAGATCTTAGCAATTCTCGTTATgcagataaaaaat TGACTAATGGAGATTCTTATTCTATTCCGAAAAAGACAGTAAATATTCCAACACGTCCATCAGTAGATTCTCTTCTAGATGAATTGGATTCATCACTTTCTTCAAAAAG taACAATGGACAattgatttcaaaaatgatGATGGAAGAAACCACTACCACAACTACTCGCACTGTCTGTCCAACTGCTTCTTCCGCTACTCGAGAACTAGATGATTTAATGGCTTCACTATCTGATTTCAAG GTGTCCAGTCCGGTGCGAGCTAGCTACGCGACTGAATCGACAGACTCGGCTGCACCGCGTTTGGATTGCATGCTCGGCAGCCTAACGGCCGAGATGAACAGACAAGGGGTGAACACGACACAGAAGGGATGTTGCACGGCGTGCGACAAGGCTATCGTCGGGCAGGTGATCACGGCGCTGGGCAAGACTTGGCACCCGGAACACTTCACGTGCAACCACTGTTCCCAGGAGCTGGGCACGCGCAATTTTTTCGAGCGCGAAGGACGGCCGTACTGCGAACCGGACTACCACAACCTGTTCTCGCCCAGATGCGCTTACTGCAACGGACCCATACTCGAC AAATGCGTGACAGCCCTGGAGAAGACCTGGCACACCGAACACTTTTTCTGCGCTCAGTGCGGCAAACAGTTCGGCGAGGAAGGATTCCACGAACGCGAAGGCCGTCCGTACTGTCGAGACGATTACTTCGACATGTTCGCGCCCAAGTGCGGAGGGTGCAGCAAGCCCATAATGGAGAACTACGTGTCTGCCCTGTCCACCCAATGGCATTCCAGCTGTTTCGTCTGCCGG GACTGTCGCATGCCGTTCGTCAGTGGTCAGTTCTTCGACCACGAGAGTCAGCCTTACTGCGAGACGCACTACCACGCGAAACGCGGGTCGCTTTGCGCCGGATGTCACAAGCCGATCGCCGGCCGTTGCATAACGGCCATGTTCAAGAAGTTCCACCCGGAGCATTTCGTGTGCGCCTTTTGCCTGAAACAGCTCAACAAGGGAACGTTCAAAGAGCAAAACGAGAAACCGTACTGCCATTCGTGTTTCGAGAAGCTGTTCGGATAG
- the LOC114123447 gene encoding paxillin-like isoform X3 produces the protein MDDLDALLADLQSTIQQTNKLNGAVNGGYGSINGGVRSRLPSAGSPIAHSPVQPPEYATVRSHKIERSTSNPAVRQELSPTQPRNEFKSSKMTSSLNNNLSELDTLLQDLSNSRYADKKLTNGDSYSIPKKTVNIPTRPSVDSLLDELDSSLSSKSNNGQLISKMMMEETTTTTTRTVCPTASSATRELDDLMASLSDFKVSSPVRASYATESTDSAAPRLDCMLGSLTAEMNRQGVNTTQKGCCTACDKAIVGQVITALGKTWHPEHFTCNHCSQELGTRNFFEREGRPYCEPDYHNLFSPRCAYCNGPILDKCVTALEKTWHTEHFFCAQCGKQFGEEGFHEREGRPYCRDDYFDMFAPKCGGCSKPIMENYVSALSTQWHSSCFVCRDCRMPFVSGQFFDHESQPYCETHYHAKRGSLCAGCHKPIAGRCITAMFKKFHPEHFVCAFCLKQLNKGTFKEQNEKPYCHSCFEKLFG, from the exons ACGCACTGCTCGCGGATCTGCAAAGCACAATACAGCAGACCAACAAATTAAACGGTGCTGTCAACGGAGGATATGGAAGTATTAATGGCGGCGTTCGGTCTCGATTGCCTTCTGCTGGTTCACCGATAGCACATAGTCCAGTTCAACCACCCGAGTATGCTACGGTCCGATCTCACAAGATTGAAAGGTCAACTTCAAACCCTGCGGTCCGACAAGAACTATCG CCAACGCAACCtagaaatgaatttaaatcatCGAAAATGACATcttcattgaataataatctttCGGAACTTGACACATTACTTCAAGATCTTAGCAATTCTCGTTATgcagataaaaaat TGACTAATGGAGATTCTTATTCTATTCCGAAAAAGACAGTAAATATTCCAACACGTCCATCAGTAGATTCTCTTCTAGATGAATTGGATTCATCACTTTCTTCAAAAAG taACAATGGACAattgatttcaaaaatgatGATGGAAGAAACCACTACCACAACTACTCGCACTGTCTGTCCAACTGCTTCTTCCGCTACTCGAGAACTAGATGATTTAATGGCTTCACTATCTGATTTCAAG GTGTCCAGTCCGGTGCGAGCTAGCTACGCGACTGAATCGACAGACTCGGCTGCACCGCGTTTGGATTGCATGCTCGGCAGCCTAACGGCCGAGATGAACAGACAAGGGGTGAACACGACACAGAAGGGATGTTGCACGGCGTGCGACAAGGCTATCGTCGGGCAGGTGATCACGGCGCTGGGCAAGACTTGGCACCCGGAACACTTCACGTGCAACCACTGTTCCCAGGAGCTGGGCACGCGCAATTTTTTCGAGCGCGAAGGACGGCCGTACTGCGAACCGGACTACCACAACCTGTTCTCGCCCAGATGCGCTTACTGCAACGGACCCATACTCGAC AAATGCGTGACAGCCCTGGAGAAGACCTGGCACACCGAACACTTTTTCTGCGCTCAGTGCGGCAAACAGTTCGGCGAGGAAGGATTCCACGAACGCGAAGGCCGTCCGTACTGTCGAGACGATTACTTCGACATGTTCGCGCCCAAGTGCGGAGGGTGCAGCAAGCCCATAATGGAGAACTACGTGTCTGCCCTGTCCACCCAATGGCATTCCAGCTGTTTCGTCTGCCGG GACTGTCGCATGCCGTTCGTCAGTGGTCAGTTCTTCGACCACGAGAGTCAGCCTTACTGCGAGACGCACTACCACGCGAAACGCGGGTCGCTTTGCGCCGGATGTCACAAGCCGATCGCCGGCCGTTGCATAACGGCCATGTTCAAGAAGTTCCACCCGGAGCATTTCGTGTGCGCCTTTTGCCTGAAACAGCTCAACAAGGGAACGTTCAAAGAGCAAAACGAGAAACCGTACTGCCATTCGTGTTTCGAGAAGCTGTTCGGATAG
- the LOC114123447 gene encoding paxillin-like isoform X5 translates to MDKNIYGKLQPQQYHGTYQPYRCTRKNGSKPGYALLADLQSTIQQTNKLNGAVNGGYGSINGGVRSRLPSAGSPIAHSPVQPPEYATVRSHKIERSTSNPAVRQELSPTQPRNEFKSSKMTSSLNNNLSELDTLLQDLSNSRYADKKLTNGDSYSIPKKTVNIPTRPSVDSLLDELDSSLSSKSNNGQLISKMMMEETTTTTTRTVCPTASSATRELDDLMASLSDFKVSSPVRASYATESTDSAAPRLDCMLGSLTAEMNRQGVNTTQKGCCTACDKAIVGQVITALGKTWHPEHFTCNHCSQELGTRNFFEREGRPYCEPDYHNLFSPRCAYCNGPILDKCVTALEKTWHTEHFFCAQCGKQFGEEGFHEREGRPYCRDDYFDMFAPKCGGCSKPIMENYVSALSTQWHSSCFVCRDCKLPVTGKSFYAIEGKPACAKCVGVDEED, encoded by the exons ACGCACTGCTCGCGGATCTGCAAAGCACAATACAGCAGACCAACAAATTAAACGGTGCTGTCAACGGAGGATATGGAAGTATTAATGGCGGCGTTCGGTCTCGATTGCCTTCTGCTGGTTCACCGATAGCACATAGTCCAGTTCAACCACCCGAGTATGCTACGGTCCGATCTCACAAGATTGAAAGGTCAACTTCAAACCCTGCGGTCCGACAAGAACTATCG CCAACGCAACCtagaaatgaatttaaatcatCGAAAATGACATcttcattgaataataatctttCGGAACTTGACACATTACTTCAAGATCTTAGCAATTCTCGTTATgcagataaaaaat TGACTAATGGAGATTCTTATTCTATTCCGAAAAAGACAGTAAATATTCCAACACGTCCATCAGTAGATTCTCTTCTAGATGAATTGGATTCATCACTTTCTTCAAAAAG taACAATGGACAattgatttcaaaaatgatGATGGAAGAAACCACTACCACAACTACTCGCACTGTCTGTCCAACTGCTTCTTCCGCTACTCGAGAACTAGATGATTTAATGGCTTCACTATCTGATTTCAAG GTGTCCAGTCCGGTGCGAGCTAGCTACGCGACTGAATCGACAGACTCGGCTGCACCGCGTTTGGATTGCATGCTCGGCAGCCTAACGGCCGAGATGAACAGACAAGGGGTGAACACGACACAGAAGGGATGTTGCACGGCGTGCGACAAGGCTATCGTCGGGCAGGTGATCACGGCGCTGGGCAAGACTTGGCACCCGGAACACTTCACGTGCAACCACTGTTCCCAGGAGCTGGGCACGCGCAATTTTTTCGAGCGCGAAGGACGGCCGTACTGCGAACCGGACTACCACAACCTGTTCTCGCCCAGATGCGCTTACTGCAACGGACCCATACTCGAC AAATGCGTGACAGCCCTGGAGAAGACCTGGCACACCGAACACTTTTTCTGCGCTCAGTGCGGCAAACAGTTCGGCGAGGAAGGATTCCACGAACGCGAAGGCCGTCCGTACTGTCGAGACGATTACTTCGACATGTTCGCGCCCAAGTGCGGAGGGTGCAGCAAGCCCATAATGGAGAACTACGTGTCTGCCCTGTCCACCCAATGGCATTCCAGCTGTTTCGTCTGCCGG GATTGCAAGCTGCCGGTCACCGGCAAATCTTTTTACGCCATCGAAGGAAAACCAGCGTGTGCGAAATGCGTCGGTGTCGATGAGGAGGATTGA
- the LOC114123447 gene encoding paxillin-like isoform X2, translating to MASRTVVIHKNDKSSYIDALLADLQSTIQQTNKLNGAVNGGYGSINGGVRSRLPSAGSPIAHSPVQPPEYATVRSHKIERSTSNPAVRQELSPTQPRNEFKSSKMTSSLNNNLSELDTLLQDLSNSRYADKKLTNGDSYSIPKKTVNIPTRPSVDSLLDELDSSLSSKSNNGQLISKMMMEETTTTTTRTVCPTASSATRELDDLMASLSDFKVSSPVRASYATESTDSAAPRLDCMLGSLTAEMNRQGVNTTQKGCCTACDKAIVGQVITALGKTWHPEHFTCNHCSQELGTRNFFEREGRPYCEPDYHNLFSPRCAYCNGPILDKCVTALEKTWHTEHFFCAQCGKQFGEEGFHEREGRPYCRDDYFDMFAPKCGGCSKPIMENYVSALSTQWHSSCFVCRDCRMPFVSGQFFDHESQPYCETHYHAKRGSLCAGCHKPIAGRCITAMFKKFHPEHFVCAFCLKQLNKGTFKEQNEKPYCHSCFEKLFG from the exons ATGGCCAGTCGAACTgttgttatacataaaaacgaCAAATCatcttatatag ACGCACTGCTCGCGGATCTGCAAAGCACAATACAGCAGACCAACAAATTAAACGGTGCTGTCAACGGAGGATATGGAAGTATTAATGGCGGCGTTCGGTCTCGATTGCCTTCTGCTGGTTCACCGATAGCACATAGTCCAGTTCAACCACCCGAGTATGCTACGGTCCGATCTCACAAGATTGAAAGGTCAACTTCAAACCCTGCGGTCCGACAAGAACTATCG CCAACGCAACCtagaaatgaatttaaatcatCGAAAATGACATcttcattgaataataatctttCGGAACTTGACACATTACTTCAAGATCTTAGCAATTCTCGTTATgcagataaaaaat TGACTAATGGAGATTCTTATTCTATTCCGAAAAAGACAGTAAATATTCCAACACGTCCATCAGTAGATTCTCTTCTAGATGAATTGGATTCATCACTTTCTTCAAAAAG taACAATGGACAattgatttcaaaaatgatGATGGAAGAAACCACTACCACAACTACTCGCACTGTCTGTCCAACTGCTTCTTCCGCTACTCGAGAACTAGATGATTTAATGGCTTCACTATCTGATTTCAAG GTGTCCAGTCCGGTGCGAGCTAGCTACGCGACTGAATCGACAGACTCGGCTGCACCGCGTTTGGATTGCATGCTCGGCAGCCTAACGGCCGAGATGAACAGACAAGGGGTGAACACGACACAGAAGGGATGTTGCACGGCGTGCGACAAGGCTATCGTCGGGCAGGTGATCACGGCGCTGGGCAAGACTTGGCACCCGGAACACTTCACGTGCAACCACTGTTCCCAGGAGCTGGGCACGCGCAATTTTTTCGAGCGCGAAGGACGGCCGTACTGCGAACCGGACTACCACAACCTGTTCTCGCCCAGATGCGCTTACTGCAACGGACCCATACTCGAC AAATGCGTGACAGCCCTGGAGAAGACCTGGCACACCGAACACTTTTTCTGCGCTCAGTGCGGCAAACAGTTCGGCGAGGAAGGATTCCACGAACGCGAAGGCCGTCCGTACTGTCGAGACGATTACTTCGACATGTTCGCGCCCAAGTGCGGAGGGTGCAGCAAGCCCATAATGGAGAACTACGTGTCTGCCCTGTCCACCCAATGGCATTCCAGCTGTTTCGTCTGCCGG GACTGTCGCATGCCGTTCGTCAGTGGTCAGTTCTTCGACCACGAGAGTCAGCCTTACTGCGAGACGCACTACCACGCGAAACGCGGGTCGCTTTGCGCCGGATGTCACAAGCCGATCGCCGGCCGTTGCATAACGGCCATGTTCAAGAAGTTCCACCCGGAGCATTTCGTGTGCGCCTTTTGCCTGAAACAGCTCAACAAGGGAACGTTCAAAGAGCAAAACGAGAAACCGTACTGCCATTCGTGTTTCGAGAAGCTGTTCGGATAG
- the LOC114123447 gene encoding paxillin-like isoform X4 — translation MKMNDALLADLQSTIQQTNKLNGAVNGGYGSINGGVRSRLPSAGSPIAHSPVQPPEYATVRSHKIERSTSNPAVRQELSPTQPRNEFKSSKMTSSLNNNLSELDTLLQDLSNSRYADKKLTNGDSYSIPKKTVNIPTRPSVDSLLDELDSSLSSKSNNGQLISKMMMEETTTTTTRTVCPTASSATRELDDLMASLSDFKVSSPVRASYATESTDSAAPRLDCMLGSLTAEMNRQGVNTTQKGCCTACDKAIVGQVITALGKTWHPEHFTCNHCSQELGTRNFFEREGRPYCEPDYHNLFSPRCAYCNGPILDKCVTALEKTWHTEHFFCAQCGKQFGEEGFHEREGRPYCRDDYFDMFAPKCGGCSKPIMENYVSALSTQWHSSCFVCRDCRMPFVSGQFFDHESQPYCETHYHAKRGSLCAGCHKPIAGRCITAMFKKFHPEHFVCAFCLKQLNKGTFKEQNEKPYCHSCFEKLFG, via the exons ACGCACTGCTCGCGGATCTGCAAAGCACAATACAGCAGACCAACAAATTAAACGGTGCTGTCAACGGAGGATATGGAAGTATTAATGGCGGCGTTCGGTCTCGATTGCCTTCTGCTGGTTCACCGATAGCACATAGTCCAGTTCAACCACCCGAGTATGCTACGGTCCGATCTCACAAGATTGAAAGGTCAACTTCAAACCCTGCGGTCCGACAAGAACTATCG CCAACGCAACCtagaaatgaatttaaatcatCGAAAATGACATcttcattgaataataatctttCGGAACTTGACACATTACTTCAAGATCTTAGCAATTCTCGTTATgcagataaaaaat TGACTAATGGAGATTCTTATTCTATTCCGAAAAAGACAGTAAATATTCCAACACGTCCATCAGTAGATTCTCTTCTAGATGAATTGGATTCATCACTTTCTTCAAAAAG taACAATGGACAattgatttcaaaaatgatGATGGAAGAAACCACTACCACAACTACTCGCACTGTCTGTCCAACTGCTTCTTCCGCTACTCGAGAACTAGATGATTTAATGGCTTCACTATCTGATTTCAAG GTGTCCAGTCCGGTGCGAGCTAGCTACGCGACTGAATCGACAGACTCGGCTGCACCGCGTTTGGATTGCATGCTCGGCAGCCTAACGGCCGAGATGAACAGACAAGGGGTGAACACGACACAGAAGGGATGTTGCACGGCGTGCGACAAGGCTATCGTCGGGCAGGTGATCACGGCGCTGGGCAAGACTTGGCACCCGGAACACTTCACGTGCAACCACTGTTCCCAGGAGCTGGGCACGCGCAATTTTTTCGAGCGCGAAGGACGGCCGTACTGCGAACCGGACTACCACAACCTGTTCTCGCCCAGATGCGCTTACTGCAACGGACCCATACTCGAC AAATGCGTGACAGCCCTGGAGAAGACCTGGCACACCGAACACTTTTTCTGCGCTCAGTGCGGCAAACAGTTCGGCGAGGAAGGATTCCACGAACGCGAAGGCCGTCCGTACTGTCGAGACGATTACTTCGACATGTTCGCGCCCAAGTGCGGAGGGTGCAGCAAGCCCATAATGGAGAACTACGTGTCTGCCCTGTCCACCCAATGGCATTCCAGCTGTTTCGTCTGCCGG GACTGTCGCATGCCGTTCGTCAGTGGTCAGTTCTTCGACCACGAGAGTCAGCCTTACTGCGAGACGCACTACCACGCGAAACGCGGGTCGCTTTGCGCCGGATGTCACAAGCCGATCGCCGGCCGTTGCATAACGGCCATGTTCAAGAAGTTCCACCCGGAGCATTTCGTGTGCGCCTTTTGCCTGAAACAGCTCAACAAGGGAACGTTCAAAGAGCAAAACGAGAAACCGTACTGCCATTCGTGTTTCGAGAAGCTGTTCGGATAG